Proteins co-encoded in one Meiothermus sp. genomic window:
- the asnB gene encoding asparagine synthase (glutamine-hydrolyzing): MCGIAGAYAQNEPSERLERLVHSIVQSQLPRGPDHQAVVALPQASGRLVLGHNRLSIIDLSEHSNQPLWDHSRRYAIVFNGEIYNYLELRAELQAQGHRFLTQGDTEVILEAYKAWGPAAWERFIGMFAFALLDTQAQQLWLVRDRFGVKPLFYRIQGGVLAFASSTLALARHFGLAPNLEYVSRGLFYYVYEDDTDLSPYQGLHALPAGHHACVDLRQPRVEPRRYYDLARRVEEKIEALGNQGEQALLEELETTLHSAVRLRLRSDVPLAISLSGGLDSSLVAALAARQHERVVGFCYGHPKAPRSEGPLAQDLAQKSGIELRFVWPELSPERLVKAFEQTLAAQDAPFPTLSILAQNFVYEAARAEGYKVLLGGQGGDEGFMGYRKFFLFQLRYLLEHKRYKELAGFALGFAQLLSAELYKLGLFWQNRQRYSGARLEGSLRLPSVQLQLGADAQQAPWQRQMLDVTRYSLPTLLRYEDRNSMGHSIESRLPFLDYRVLELGLALPVHLKLRHGYGKWALRQVARDKIPESIRTARYKRGFDVTQGWLSAGLGAYLQEQIQAAAPGLREILGPHLNPAQTYAPAQLQQQPRRLAEAISLVWLARKLGAGSPHS; the protein is encoded by the coding sequence ATGTGTGGTATTGCCGGTGCTTACGCCCAGAACGAGCCCAGCGAAAGGCTCGAGCGGCTGGTACACAGCATTGTGCAAAGCCAGCTGCCCCGCGGCCCCGACCACCAGGCGGTAGTAGCCCTGCCCCAGGCCTCCGGTCGGCTGGTGCTAGGGCACAACCGCCTCAGCATCATTGACCTCTCGGAACACTCCAACCAGCCCTTGTGGGATCACAGTAGACGCTACGCGATTGTTTTCAACGGCGAGATTTATAACTATCTGGAGCTCCGCGCAGAGCTACAAGCGCAAGGCCACCGCTTCTTAACCCAGGGCGACACCGAGGTGATCCTGGAAGCCTACAAAGCCTGGGGCCCCGCGGCCTGGGAGCGGTTTATCGGAATGTTCGCCTTTGCCCTGCTAGACACCCAGGCCCAGCAGCTCTGGTTGGTGCGCGACCGCTTTGGGGTCAAGCCGCTGTTTTACCGGATACAGGGCGGGGTGCTGGCGTTTGCCTCCTCCACCCTGGCCCTGGCCCGGCATTTCGGTCTGGCACCCAACCTGGAGTATGTGAGCCGTGGGCTCTTTTACTACGTCTACGAAGACGATACCGACCTTTCCCCCTACCAGGGCCTGCACGCCCTGCCCGCCGGCCACCATGCCTGCGTAGACCTGCGCCAACCCCGCGTCGAACCCCGACGCTACTACGACCTGGCCCGGCGGGTAGAAGAAAAAATAGAGGCCTTGGGCAACCAGGGCGAACAAGCCCTGCTGGAAGAGCTCGAGACCACCCTCCACAGCGCAGTTCGGCTTCGGCTGCGCTCGGACGTACCGCTGGCCATCTCACTCTCGGGCGGCCTGGACTCCTCGCTGGTAGCGGCCCTGGCAGCGCGGCAACACGAGCGGGTGGTGGGCTTCTGCTACGGCCACCCCAAAGCTCCCCGCTCGGAAGGCCCCCTAGCCCAGGATCTGGCCCAAAAAAGCGGCATCGAGCTGCGTTTTGTCTGGCCAGAGCTCTCCCCCGAGCGGCTTGTCAAGGCCTTCGAGCAAACCCTGGCCGCCCAGGATGCCCCTTTCCCCACCCTGAGCATCCTGGCACAAAACTTCGTCTACGAAGCAGCCCGCGCCGAGGGCTATAAGGTGCTGCTGGGCGGGCAGGGAGGCGACGAAGGTTTTATGGGCTACCGCAAGTTTTTCCTGTTCCAGTTGCGGTACTTGCTCGAGCACAAGCGCTACAAGGAGCTGGCCGGCTTCGCCTTGGGGTTTGCCCAGCTCCTATCGGCCGAACTTTATAAACTGGGCCTCTTCTGGCAGAACCGCCAGCGCTACTCGGGCGCCCGGCTCGAGGGCAGCCTGCGCCTGCCTTCGGTTCAGCTACAGCTAGGGGCCGATGCACAGCAAGCGCCCTGGCAACGGCAGATGCTGGACGTAACCCGCTATAGCCTGCCCACCCTCTTGCGCTACGAAGACCGCAACTCCATGGGCCACAGCATCGAAAGCCGCTTGCCCTTTCTGGACTACCGGGTGCTCGAGCTAGGCCTAGCCCTACCGGTACACCTCAAGCTGCGGCACGGCTATGGCAAGTGGGCCCTGCGCCAGGTGGCGCGCGACAAAATTCCCGAGTCTATCCGCACAGCCCGCTACAAGCGCGGCTTCGACGTTACCCAAGGCTGGCTTTCGGCCGGGCTGGGCGCATACCTGCAAGAGCAAATCCAGGCTGCGGCACCCGGGTTGCGCGAGATCCTGGGCCCGCATCTGAACCCAGCCCAAACCTACGCACCCGCCCAGCTACAACAGCAACCCCGCCGGCTGGCCGAGGCCATCAGCCTGGTCTGGCTGGCCCGAAAACTGGGGGCAGGTAGCCCACACTCCTGA
- a CDS encoding acyltransferase family protein gives MDKRIHYLDWLRLLAVFLGLVFHAGRPFDTWPWIIKGPELGWLTYFNEALTTVRLPLLFFVSGAATVFALRKASAKTYSLDRFKRLIIPLSMGVLLIVPPQQYIRRLALDSNEPQHFSGIYTQFLTGPWWGDARFPLGFLRTEHLWFLLYLFIFSLLALPVFLYLRSPRGLAILARLEHWLQAAPWRVWLLVVGPTLTGILLPLGLNSHPGLAEDLANLGFYFQLFVLGFALYLWPGLLSPIFKQRRAFLLVGLGLVLLKAYLYTTVLHRSLLVSSELLPYHELYWSIRDLAALSLIFAVLAYAQKLLNRPSAFLNKARHWVYPFYIWHQTVIVVLGYFVLKLGWPAPWLYGLLLLSSLLVTVALSELVQHSALSRFLFGVHRKAEPKPVRQPSRA, from the coding sequence ATGGACAAACGCATTCACTACCTCGATTGGCTACGCCTTCTGGCGGTGTTTTTGGGGCTGGTATTTCATGCCGGACGGCCCTTCGACACCTGGCCCTGGATTATCAAAGGCCCCGAACTCGGTTGGCTGACCTATTTCAACGAAGCCCTCACCACGGTGCGCCTACCTTTGCTCTTTTTTGTCTCGGGAGCGGCTACCGTTTTTGCCCTGCGGAAGGCCTCGGCCAAGACCTATTCCCTCGACCGCTTCAAGCGTCTGATCATCCCCTTGAGCATGGGGGTTTTGCTAATCGTGCCGCCGCAGCAGTATATTCGCCGTCTCGCCCTAGACTCCAACGAACCACAACACTTTAGCGGCATCTATACACAATTCCTAACCGGCCCCTGGTGGGGCGATGCTCGTTTCCCCCTGGGCTTTTTGCGTACCGAGCACCTGTGGTTTTTGCTGTATCTGTTCATCTTCTCGCTGCTGGCCCTGCCTGTGTTTTTGTACCTGCGCAGCCCCAGGGGGCTGGCTATACTGGCCCGGCTCGAGCACTGGTTGCAGGCCGCCCCCTGGCGGGTCTGGCTGCTGGTCGTGGGGCCCACCCTGACGGGAATTCTGCTGCCGCTTGGGCTGAACTCCCACCCCGGCCTGGCCGAAGACCTGGCCAACCTGGGGTTTTATTTCCAGCTTTTTGTGCTGGGCTTTGCGCTGTACCTATGGCCCGGCCTGCTTTCGCCCATTTTCAAGCAGCGCCGGGCTTTCTTGCTGGTTGGCCTGGGGCTTGTTCTGCTGAAAGCCTATCTCTATACGACCGTGCTCCACCGCAGCTTGCTGGTCTCGAGCGAACTACTGCCCTACCACGAGCTGTACTGGTCTATACGGGATTTGGCCGCTTTATCGCTAATCTTTGCCGTTCTGGCCTATGCGCAAAAGCTCCTCAACCGACCCTCGGCCTTTCTGAACAAGGCCCGCCACTGGGTCTACCCGTTTTATATCTGGCACCAGACGGTGATTGTGGTGTTGGGGTACTTTGTGCTCAAGCTGGGCTGGCCCGCGCCCTGGCTGTACGGGCTGCTGCTCCTGAGTTCCCTGTTGGTCACGGTTGCCCTCAGCGAGCTGGTACAGCACAGCGCCTTGAGCCGTTTCCTCTTTGGAGTACACCGCAAAGCTGAACCAAAGCCCGTAAGGCAGCCCTCTCGAGCGTAA
- a CDS encoding DNA-formamidopyrimidine glycosylase: MPELPEVETTRRILEPYLLGQRIQKLRHQDPTRYRRTEWAEGRRVLATSRRGKYLLLQLDHNLEVVVHLGMTGGFRFEPHRHTRLTLTLPNQTLYYTDPRRFGRWWVVEAGDYREIGLLERMGPEPLSSDFTLASFEQALRCTKRKIKEVLLAQEAVAGVGNIYADESLWLSQIHPERPANTLLPSEIKRLYRAVREVLQQAVEAGGSTLSDASYRQPSGEPGYFQFHHQAYDRAGQPCKRKGCKGSIEKKVVGGRGTHFCPRCQRL; encoded by the coding sequence ATGCCCGAACTCCCCGAGGTCGAGACCACCCGGCGCATCCTCGAGCCCTACCTGCTGGGCCAGCGCATCCAAAAACTGCGCCACCAAGACCCCACCCGCTACCGCCGCACTGAGTGGGCCGAAGGGCGCAGGGTACTGGCTACCTCGCGCCGGGGCAAGTACCTTCTCCTACAGCTAGACCACAACCTCGAGGTGGTGGTGCACCTGGGCATGACCGGGGGGTTTCGCTTTGAGCCGCACCGGCATACTAGGCTCACCCTCACCTTGCCCAATCAGACCCTCTACTACACCGACCCCCGCCGCTTTGGGCGCTGGTGGGTGGTCGAGGCCGGCGACTACCGCGAGATCGGCTTGCTCGAGCGAATGGGGCCCGAACCCTTATCAAGCGACTTCACCCTGGCCAGCTTCGAGCAAGCGCTGCGGTGCACCAAGCGCAAAATCAAGGAGGTGCTGCTGGCACAAGAAGCGGTGGCCGGGGTGGGCAACATCTACGCCGATGAATCGCTTTGGTTAAGCCAGATCCACCCCGAGCGGCCCGCGAACACCCTCTTGCCCTCAGAAATCAAGCGGCTCTACCGGGCCGTTCGGGAAGTGCTGCAGCAGGCTGTAGAGGCCGGAGGCTCTACCCTATCGGATGCCAGTTACCGACAGCCGAGCGGCGAACCCGGCTACTTCCAGTTCCATCACCAGGCCTACGACCGCGCCGGCCAACCCTGTAAGCGCAAGGGCTGCAAGGGCAGCATCGAGAAGAAGGTGGTGGGGGGGCGGGGAACCCACTTCTGCCCCCGGTGCCAGCGCCTTTGA
- a CDS encoding pseudouridine-5'-phosphate glycosidase, which yields MRLHPEVAQALQAHQAVVALESTVITHGLPRPLNLELAQRLEETVRQAGAIPATIAILKGEVVVGLTPDELEAIATDDAADKASLWNLSALVAQGKSAGTTVASTTFLAHQAGIQVFATGGIGGVHPHPYDESADLLELSRTPIVVVSAGPKSILDLSATLERLESLGVALLGYKTHHLPAFHSPTSPYPLPARVESPQEAARAFQAARKLGLPGASLVLNPVSKGLDFAQVQHWVEQATQEAARAGVGGKALTPFLLRRISELSGGQTDEVNLRLLEENARLAAQIALALAQR from the coding sequence ATGCGCTTACACCCCGAGGTTGCCCAGGCCCTACAAGCCCACCAAGCGGTGGTAGCCCTCGAGTCCACCGTTATCACCCATGGCCTGCCCCGCCCCCTGAACCTGGAGCTCGCCCAGAGGCTCGAGGAAACCGTGCGGCAAGCCGGGGCTATACCTGCCACCATTGCCATCCTGAAGGGCGAGGTGGTGGTGGGTCTCACCCCAGACGAACTAGAGGCCATCGCCACCGACGATGCCGCCGACAAGGCCAGCCTGTGGAACCTGAGCGCGCTGGTGGCCCAGGGCAAGAGCGCGGGTACCACCGTGGCCTCCACCACCTTCCTGGCCCACCAAGCAGGCATCCAGGTGTTTGCCACCGGGGGCATTGGTGGGGTACACCCGCATCCCTACGACGAATCGGCGGATCTGCTCGAGCTTTCCCGCACCCCCATTGTGGTGGTATCGGCGGGCCCCAAGAGCATCCTCGACCTATCCGCCACCTTAGAACGCCTGGAATCGCTGGGCGTAGCCCTGCTGGGCTACAAAACGCACCACCTCCCCGCCTTTCATAGCCCCACCAGCCCCTATCCCCTGCCCGCCCGGGTAGAGTCGCCCCAGGAGGCTGCCCGGGCTTTCCAGGCTGCGCGCAAACTGGGGCTGCCGGGAGCTTCACTGGTACTCAACCCCGTCTCCAAAGGCCTGGACTTTGCCCAGGTACAGCACTGGGTCGAACAGGCCACCCAGGAGGCTGCCCGGGCCGGGGTGGGCGGCAAGGCCCTGACCCCCTTCCTGCTACGGCGCATCTCGGAGCTAAGCGGGGGCCAGACCGACGAGGTTAATCTGCGGCTCTTGGAAGAAAACGCCCGTCTGGCCGCACAAATTGCCCTGGCTCTGGCTCAAAGGTAG
- a CDS encoding RodZ domain-containing protein, whose product MCELGKRLQEAREAKGLDIAQAAETLKVRRAILEALEDCRFDELPEPALARGYLKRYAQLLGLDPAPLLALYPLGTPESALSTPAAPGPKAAPAPSNTGWLWLIPLIFLLAVLGWLGYRALNPPSTSVPTPTPPAPVTPPPPPQVSLRIATQPTGARVYLDGFLLGQAPLEARVEAGERTLRIEAPGYQKYEQVLTLQSDRNLSFALTPIPPTPPASPAAPTTPGPTPPTNPATPTTGLVLRLEGTSWIRVTDARTGRPLYEGTVPGGTQLSFPLPVVVRAGNAGVVRVIVGGQDRGRMGNVGQVVTQRYGQ is encoded by the coding sequence ATGTGTGAGCTGGGGAAGCGGTTGCAAGAAGCCCGCGAGGCCAAAGGGTTGGATATAGCCCAGGCCGCAGAGACCCTCAAGGTGCGGCGGGCCATTCTGGAAGCCCTGGAAGACTGCCGTTTCGACGAGCTGCCCGAACCGGCCCTGGCTCGAGGCTACCTCAAGCGCTACGCCCAACTACTGGGCTTAGACCCCGCCCCCTTGCTGGCCCTCTATCCCCTCGGCACTCCCGAGTCGGCCCTTTCTACCCCGGCTGCTCCCGGCCCCAAGGCCGCCCCGGCCCCTTCCAACACCGGCTGGCTGTGGCTTATTCCTCTAATTTTCTTGCTGGCCGTACTGGGCTGGCTGGGCTACCGGGCCTTGAACCCGCCCAGCACGTCTGTCCCCACACCCACCCCACCGGCCCCCGTCACGCCTCCACCTCCCCCGCAGGTGAGCCTGCGCATTGCCACCCAGCCCACCGGTGCGCGGGTCTACCTGGATGGCTTTTTGCTGGGGCAGGCCCCGCTCGAGGCCCGCGTGGAAGCCGGCGAACGCACCCTCCGCATCGAGGCCCCCGGCTACCAGAAATACGAACAGGTGCTTACCCTGCAAAGCGACCGTAACCTGAGCTTCGCCCTCACCCCCATTCCCCCCACCCCCCCAGCCAGCCCCGCCGCACCCACCACCCCAGGGCCCACGCCCCCCACCAATCCGGCTACCCCCACCACCGGGCTGGTGCTGAGGCTCGAGGGCACCAGTTGGATCCGCGTGACCGACGCCCGAACCGGAAGGCCGCTCTACGAGGGCACCGTGCCCGGCGGCACCCAGCTCAGCTTCCCCCTCCCGGTGGTAGTGCGGGCCGGCAATGCCGGGGTGGTGCGGGTCATCGTGGGTGGTCAGGATCGAGGTCGCATGGGCAATGTGGGACAGGTGGTCACACAGCGCTACGGGCAGTGA